From the Argentina anserina chromosome 3, drPotAnse1.1, whole genome shotgun sequence genome, the window GTAATACACAATGTAAATGCATTCAAGAGTCATGTTGTACAATATGGGAGAAAAAAGTATTATTCAGACTTTGCTTAAATTTCAGCCAATATTAACATAAcgaatttggtttcaacttgaATCATGGAAGTATCTTAAACCTGGCCAGAGTAAGAATCTTGTATTTTAGCTAAGCTGGAAATCAGAAGAACTATGAATGCccagattctcacaattcctACTTGCCGGCAAAGTGGCACTGCCTTCTATCTTCAATTTAGTATAATTCCACTTGcccaaaaaccaaaagagtGGCCGGCTCCACCCTAAGCCTTTATAGTATACAAATGATTCCCAGAACATTGCCAGCTTCATGCGGGATCCACTATACCTCTTGGCAATTATCAACAAAGTTGTGGGCATTTCTTATATTGTGAATATGACCCTTGTCTAAGGATGTGCAAATCACACCCTAACAACTAATTACCTAACCGAAAGTCGCCTGATGAAGTTTTGGACTTTTGGTTAAGTACCGGCTATTATGTCAAAAACTTATCATTTGAAATGAAAACCTCCTTTATTTGAGTGAGTGTCTGTGGTTGTGTTTGTGGTTGTGTgcgtctatatatatatagttaagaACTGCATCAAAAATTCTTCTAAAGTCGTTCATGCTTAAATGAGATATTGATCCATTAGTTCATACTGAATtcgagataaaaaaaatcaaaactataAACCAATTACGGACGTGGCATGGGTCGTGGTCTCTCGCTGATGGGTTAGCTAAATATTAAAACCAAATATTGAAGACACCCTATTAATATTTAACACACATGAGTGACATGACTGGGTTTTTTAAATCTGCAATGACgtttaaattaaattagaaGCATGAGAACTGATGCAATAATACATGCAAAAGATAATACTTGCCAATTTCCATTTCAAGAATCTGCTATTTCACCGGGGAAATTTCGCTGCCTAAAAACAATTAGCAACAGTGTCCTACTGAACTAAAAAGGCAGACAAtaacctcttcttcttcttttttgaattGAAACAGTAAAAATCGAAGTCGAatattaatttatgtttttcttaaaagaAAAAGTTCACCAAGGATTGAGCAAAACGAAGACCAAGAAATTGAGCAAAACCCAGAGCTGCCGAGAATAAGAAGCAAGCTGGTAATCTGCAGCAGAAAGCTTGATATCCTTCTTGTAGTCTTTGGTCCCAGAAGCGTTGACCACAAAATCCGCCCCAACCTTCAAATTATGCCTCTTGGTCCTCCAGAATATGATCTTGAACCTCACCCTCGTCACCAAATCCACCCGGAAATGACTCCACCCGGTGGCGTTAACGGACCCGGAAACCGCCGTCCAGTTGAGCTTGTCGGATCCCAGATCCACCTTCTTggtagccttcttcttgtggCCCTGGTAGAACTTGGTCACATTTGCGTTGCCAACTGGCTTAGTGTTGTTGGGGACGCTGAAGGTGAGGTTGACGGTGTCGTAGTAAATCCCCTTGTCCTTGTTGCCGTTATTTAAAATGAGAGAAACGTAGAGAGTTCTGTTTGCGGTGTCGTTTAGGGTTTTGTTGAGAGCAGGGAGGTAGAAGTACTTGATGGAGCAGCTGGGTTTGGAGGTACGGAGGCTGAGCCACATGAAGAGGGCGGTGAGGCCGACGGTGAAGATGAAGCTGAAGCAGCACTGGCAGCAGCCGCCGGAGGATCCGGACATGTTTGGTTTGGACGGTGAGGAGTTTCAGAGAGAtcgatgaagaagaaggagataaGAGTAGGATAGAGAGAGTGAAAGGGACATCTTGGAGAACTGCCGGGAAATAGTAATAATGGAAATGATGAATATAATAATTGGTCGTGTAGTGATGAGTAATGAGTTGGTGGCTTTTATAAAGAAAAGTCTGGGTAGGGGGTGTTCTGTGTTCTTGCGAGTATTTTGCTTTTAACTGGCAATCTGGGGCCTGCAGAGTGCAGACTGGGGCGTGTTACTCATTGGTGTTTCGCGCGTATTGACTTGACTCTCGATCTGCAGTCTTCTAAGTCATCCATGGTAGATCGGTACAAATTAACACTAAACCAAGGACCGCTATATCAAAACTTTCCCCGATATTTCGGGGAGAAATTCTGCTGCGCGCGGAGGTATAACATGCAACAGCCTAATTTACCACACAAACTCTACGTGCATTTAATGACAGCCCCTCTATCTACCGTCCAATACTTATGTATAGCATGTAGCTACTGCACAGCAGCCGAACCCTGAAATATCCAGATATTTCCAAAATATTACCACATGTCAGCATCTTAGATAAATCGAACTTTTGATCCATACTTCGCAAGCACAAAGGTGTAGCCAACTCTTGTACGCCAATTTTGTTATACTATCTGGctctttttaatatatattacacTTCATGTCTCAAtattatctaaaattcaaataaaatctGACTAATTGTTGAATGGAATCGAACCACATTCACATTCACATCATTACAAACTTAATGACTTAACCAACTCTACTAAGTCAATTTAGTGTTTTATTATTcactttataatatatatttacttgCTAATAAATcttataaacaaaaaaattggtTGTATGTTCAATTctaactaatatatatatttaaagtagatttttaataattatcCACAATTGTTTCACCTCAAATTACTACAATTCATTATAGACTAATtgttatataataataatttcttatgaaatatagtagataattgatcaaataaacatctctcaaaatttcatttataatttccatgtttttatatcaatttctataaatttacttaattatttttttaaatcaatattttcccaaaattttagtcaaaatttttaatttttagacCCTCGATATTTCTATTCCTGCCGAAATTTTAGTCCTTCCTCTACACTAACTTGATGGGGGAGACTGGGAGAGTGAATTTTACTGGGAAAAAATGACCTAGAGTGACACTAATATAAGAAGACATGACCTAATGGCTGGTTGTATTGTACTTAAGAAATTTCTCCTTTAACATCCTCATTTGAATTTGTAAATTCAGAGCTGAGTGACATGAAATTGTGTTGGCATGTCCATCGATCATCTAATATCTCATAGAGACAAGTATGTGCATCGCGTATTTACCATATCACAAAAAATTTACCATACGAAAAATCATGGTACAATGATACTAACataattgagaatatatatatctcatggGTAACATACCTTATTATTTCATGGGTAACATACCTTATTGGTAGATTTAAAAAACTTAAACGAACGAATGATACAGGTAAACACAACAACCTTGAAATTCTCTCGTATGATCTTCAAAAGTCAGAGTTGTGTTTGTATTATAAAAATTTGATAGTAGTTATACATAT encodes:
- the LOC126787715 gene encoding protein NDR1-like; the encoded protein is MSGSSGGCCQCCFSFIFTVGLTALFMWLSLRTSKPSCSIKYFYLPALNKTLNDTANRTLYVSLILNNGNKDKGIYYDTVNLTFSVPNNTKPVGNANVTKFYQGHKKKATKKVDLGSDKLNWTAVSGSVNATGWSHFRVDLVTRVRFKIIFWRTKRHNLKVGADFVVNASGTKDYKKDIKLSAADYQLASYSRQLWVLLNFLVFVLLNPW